In Helicobacter mastomyrinus, the sequence GTATAGAGAGTAATAAAAGTGTGTATATCACCACTTTGTCTAATATCAAGTAATGCTTGACTTTTGCGCAATTTGCCTTTTAGACGTGAGGAGTAATGCGCCCAACGTGTTTGTAAATGGGTGCTTACGATAACAATATCTTTTTCTTTAGTGAAAAAATCAAGCAATGGCGCAAAATATCGCGTGAGGGGAAGAAATGGGTGGAAACGTATAAATTCAGCGATAATGCCTAGTTCGTGTGCTTTTTGAGTTTGTGCTTTAAGCGCAGTGCTAAGAAATACTAAAGAAGAGGAATTACTCATATAGCCGCCATAACCATAAGGAGAGCTCATATCATAATAGGGTGTATGAGGGATAGGCTCTATAATGGCGGTGTTTGAGAAATACTGATTGTTTTGTGTGAAAGAGAATGTAAAAGGTTTTTTATGAGTATCAAGTAGAGATGACACATAAGCTTGAGAATGAAAGATAGGCGCTTGAGATATGTCTAGCTCTAAGGGAGTATCTTGAGGAGAGCTAAGGTTAAGGGGTATTTTAGAATCTTTCATATCCCCCCCCCCCGTTAGTTGCAAGAATCCTTCTTTTCGTTTGCAAAGTATATGATTATCATAATGCAGCACTACATCATTGATAGCGGCTTGTTGGAAAGTGGATTCTAAAAAATCATTTTTGATGAGTATTGCTTCTATGAAGTGCAAAGATGGATTGTGCGCTAAATGCGTCATTTGATTAGGTTTAGCAAAAGCTTTTACGTTATTTATAATCTCTTGTGTGCTTTGGGTAGAAAAATTAAGTGATAAATCATCATCTTGTCGCGTGTAGTATGCTATGTTAGGCTTAGAATCTATATGGAGGGCATTTAAGGGCTTAAAGTCTCTTTTTAATGCGAGTAAAAATGCCTCTTTTTCGGCTAAAAAGCACATTTGATAGAGTAAGGATAATGGCGTGTTGAAGTCATTATATACAGGCACTTGCGAGATGACTGCTCCAGAATCAATCTCATCTGTCATAATATGGCAAGTAGCTCCACTTGGCTGTTTGTAGAGAATCGCGCCATTAATAGGATTCTTGCCCTTAAGATTGGGGAGAAGTGATGGGTGGCAATTCACAAAAGTATGATGTGGCTTAGCAAGTTGTGAAATAGGCAGAATATAGGGGCAGCCATTGCTTACAAGAATATCAAACTGAATAGATTCTATAAGTGATAAGAGCTCTTTTTTGTTAGAAAATTCATAATAGCAGGTTTTGTAAGGGGGGGGGCTTAATGTCTGCTGCAATATTTGGGCTGCATAGCTTTTAGCTTGAATACATATTGTGAGATTTAGTGTTTGCTCAAGCATAGCTTGTAATACCTCAAGGCGATTGCCTACAAAGAGAAAGTGCTTTGAACGGGTATTTTTTATCATTAGCTATTCTCCCCTCTTTAGACCCTCGATGATGAAAAGACCATTAAGGAGTGTCCCCTCATCTAAAGTTTGCACCTCGTAACTATGTGTGATGTGGTAATTTGCTCCATTATAAAGTGTCTCTATATCCTCTTTTGTGCTAAATCTTACAATGCCGGTATTTGCACAGCAGCCTTGCGTAGGCTTACATAAATGATAGCCCAAGTCCTTATCTTCGTCTAAACCAAATGTGCCAACAGATGGCGTGAGTGAAAAGAATTTTCCTCCTATTTTGAGCTTTTCTATAGTTTTGTGGATAATTTTCTGCGTTTTTTCGAAGTCATTACAACAGAGTGAAGCACTATCAATCCAAGCGTCAAAACTTTGAGGCTTAAAATTATCAAGTGCATAGAGGTAGTCTCCACATTGCATTGAATCTAAATAGGGCATTAAGCCCTCGCTTTCAAAACGTCTTATACACTGATTGATACCATTTTGCGCCCATTCTATACCACTTACGCTAAAGCCTTCCCTTGCCATATACCATATATTCGCCCCACCGCCAATGCCAAGCTCTAAGATTTTTATATCCTTACGATTTGGCACTTTGTAAAAATGTTTTGCAATAAAGCGGATAAGCGGCTCACTCGGGTATTTACCCCATTCTTTATTTTTAAACATTTCTTCCCACAAGGTTTGATTTTGTTGAATAGATAATTCATTCATACGGCTTTCCTTTGAGCTTGATAAGCAAAAGAAGTGAAATAAGATGTATTATGAGAAAAGAAAAAAGAAGTAGTATGATAGAGAGGGTTAGAATGATGGGTAAGAATAGAAAAAATGTTTAACTTACCCCCCCCCCGTTAGAAAAAATACCTTTTTTGTTTGTGAGATAATGAGATTCTAGAGGATTGTGATAGAGGAGCGAATAAGAAGGGATAGTCGTATTATGGGCTAAAATCATATTGCTTCCTAAAAAGCTCCCCTCGCCAATATGACAACTACCATTTACAACACTTGCCGTAGATAGATGACAAAAGTCATCTATCTTGCAATCGTGCTCAACAAGGGCTTTTGAATTAATAATACAAGCCTTGCCGACAGAAGCATTAGAGTTAATAAGCGCGTGGTGCATAATAATACTGCCTTCCTTGATAGTTACATTTCTTGCCACATAAGCAAATGGCGAAATAATAGATGGCAGATGATAACCAATTCTTTTAAGCTTTTGGTAAATGCGTAGGCGAGGGGAGGGTGTCTTAATCTGCCCGATGGCGATAAAGGCATACTGAATCGTACTAAAAAGTGTTTGTAAATCATCATCACTGCCAAGTATAGGATATCCGAGCAAATGCGTAGAACCATTTTGCAAGGCATTTTTATCGATGATTCCACAGATATGATATTTATTTTCCTGCTCGATAACATCAATGCAAGCCTTTGCGTGTCCGCCACCACCGATGATGAGTATATAGGGTTTGTGAGGCATTTTAAGGCTTTGCGTGGATTCTAACACTGCTAGGGAGATTTACAATACTTGCTTGTAGGGCTTTAGCATTTGTTAAATCATCGCTTTGACAATGTCTATATGCGCTGCATTCATTATTAAGCTTCCATATAGGACGTGTCATAATCCCCACCGCATTGCTCTGCTCTAAAAATTCATCTCGCATTTTTTGAGAGGGAAGCCTTATGGCATTGAGCCAAAAGTTTGGCTGTGTGGAATCTCGAGCAGAAATAAACTCAATATTAGCTATGGAGCTAAAAAAAGATTTGTATGCCTGCGCAATATTATTTTTATCTGCTAAAAATGCAGGGAGTTGCTCTATTTGCGCTACGCATAAAGCTGCATTGAGATTTGGCAAACGATAATTAAAGCCTAGTTCATCGTGATTGTATTCATAGGGGTGGGGGATTTTAGCCGTTGTGGTGAGGTGTTTAAGACGTTTGGCAAGGGCTTCATCTTGTGTAAGAATCGCCCCACCACCACCGCAAGTAATTGTCTTATTACCATTAAAGCTTAGGATTCCGCAGATTCCAATCACTCCTGTGTGGATTTTGTGCTGATTGTCTATAATATAGCTGCCTAAGCTTTCTGCAGCATCTTCAATAAGCAGAATATTCCACTCATCACAGATTGCTTTAATCTCTTGTATCCTTGCTGGGTGTCCAAAGGTGTGCATAGGCACGCAGGCTTTGAGAGTCTTGCCACTTTTTTTATTGATAGTAGTCCCATCTTGTTGTTTGAGGGCATATTTTTGAAGAAAAGATTGAAGCGCGATGGGGGAGAGACTCATACTCTCCATATCGACATCTATATACACAGGAGTAGCCCCCGTGTAAGCTATGGCATTGCTTGTAGCGATAAAGCTAAGAGGTTGGGTGATAACCTCACAGGTAGCATTTACTTCTAGTGCATAAAGCGAAGCGTGTAGGGCTGATGTGCCATTAGTCGTAGCGATAGCATATTTGCTTCCACAAAAGGCAGCGATTTGCTCTTCAAAAGCATTTACAAACGCCCCTACACTTGATACGAAGCTACTTTCTATACATTCTATCAAATATTGCTTTTCATTCCCTTTAAAACGTGGCTCGTGGAGGGGGATAAAGCCTTCTGGCATAGTATAAAGCTCACGAATAAAGGCAAAAATATCTTTGAATGCTTGATTGCTCATTTTTGCAGAATCCTTATAAGTGATGTGTGGTATATATTGTAACACAATTTTTTAAGCTTTCACTCCCCCTGCCTCACATACGACTTGAAAAAACGTAAAACTCTATACAATCGTGGATAAAAATAAGCAATCTTTGTATTGAAACTTATCTTTTGCATATAAGGTTCTAAAGGTTTTAATAAATCTCGTATATATTTTGGATCAGATTCAAAACATATCCCTCCAAAGGCATATATAGCCCTCACTTGTAAAAATGCAATAAGCCTATCTCTAAGCTTTTTTTCATATTCGCTAAGATTTTTAGGAAAAGTATCTATAAAAGCTAAAAGCCCTAAACAAATATAAGTGCAAGAATAGGCAAAATGATAATGTTTGATTTTGTAACGATTACAAAAAGTATAGGCAATATCGCTCATATAGTTTGGATATGGTTTGAGAGGGGTGTTTGTCTGTAAATTATGCTCGCTCGTAGAATATGTATGAAAACGATAGATATATAAAGGTTTTGTAGCGATTTTAATCTTTTGAGCCTTAGCAAATAAAATCATACCAAACAAAGCATCTTCACTTTGAATCTGCGGACTAAAGCGCAAATAATCAAGAAGGCGAATATGAAACATTCCTTGATGCACCCACGAAAATCCTTCATAATGCTGCCATACATCAAGTGGGCTATATATTTTATCTATAGCTTCTGCTTGTGAAATATGTAAAGATTCTAAAAGTGAAGGATAGCTTAGAGATTCTATCCCATCTTCATAGACATATTCTGTATCGTGCCATATCATATCACATTTACCAATTTGCTCTATACATAAAGCTATGCAATCTAATGTAAGCATATCATCAGCATCTACAAAATGAATATATCCTATATCAGTAGGGGGATAAGAAGAATGAGAAAAGATAATACAGGAGTTGATACTATAATCAATAGGCTTAAAAGAATTTATATTATTCTTATGCCCCCCCCCCCATACATTCTAATGGCTTACCTGTAAGGTAGTTGATATTATTTGCACTTAAGGCATTATCTTTTAAAGAAGCTTTAAATACATAATAGCTTTGCTCTTGCATAAGGGGAGTAAGACAAAAGCCATCACTTATATATTCTATTCCTACATTTCTTGCACTTCCTTGTCCTCCATTACTCTTACATATAAGTGTAATGCGAGAATCTTTATAAAAATATTCCTTAGCTATTTCAC encodes:
- a CDS encoding formyltransferase family protein gives rise to the protein MIKNTRSKHFLFVGNRLEVLQAMLEQTLNLTICIQAKSYAAQILQQTLSPPPYKTCYYEFSNKKELLSLIESIQFDILVSNGCPYILPISQLAKPHHTFVNCHPSLLPNLKGKNPINGAILYKQPSGATCHIMTDEIDSGAVISQVPVYNDFNTPLSLLYQMCFLAEKEAFLLALKRDFKPLNALHIDSKPNIAYYTRQDDDLSLNFSTQSTQEIINNVKAFAKPNQMTHLAHNPSLHFIEAILIKNDFLESTFQQAAINDVVLHYDNHILCKRKEGFLQLTGGGDMKDSKIPLNLSSPQDTPLELDISQAPIFHSQAYVSSLLDTHKKPFTFSFTQNNQYFSNTAIIEPIPHTPYYDMSSPYGYGGYMSNSSSLVFLSTALKAQTQKAHELGIIAEFIRFHPFLPLTRYFAPLLDFFTKEKDIVIVSTHLQTRWAHYSSRLKGKLRKSQALLDIRQSGDIHTFITLYTQTMQRNNADSFYFFSPSYFQSLLDMPESIMLEARYKNEVVAMGIFLFDKLCGYYHLGANAPLSLDSNLNAMGALFEAFFEIAYSKGLQTCILGGGRSKDSADLLFTFKKQFATSIRPFYIGGYIYDKLAYQNLSADTKHLPFFLSYRFNTPSAIKLRGGGIEYISLHIPRVKLYSTKRRKYA
- a CDS encoding LegC family aminotransferase produces the protein MSNQAFKDIFAFIRELYTMPEGFIPLHEPRFKGNEKQYLIECIESSFVSSVGAFVNAFEEQIAAFCGSKYAIATTNGTSALHASLYALEVNATCEVITQPLSFIATSNAIAYTGATPVYIDVDMESMSLSPIALQSFLQKYALKQQDGTTINKKSGKTLKACVPMHTFGHPARIQEIKAICDEWNILLIEDAAESLGSYIIDNQHKIHTGVIGICGILSFNGNKTITCGGGGAILTQDEALAKRLKHLTTTAKIPHPYEYNHDELGFNYRLPNLNAALCVAQIEQLPAFLADKNNIAQAYKSFFSSIANIEFISARDSTQPNFWLNAIRLPSQKMRDEFLEQSNAVGIMTRPIWKLNNECSAYRHCQSDDLTNAKALQASIVNLPSSVRIHAKP
- a CDS encoding class I SAM-dependent methyltransferase — translated: MNELSIQQNQTLWEEMFKNKEWGKYPSEPLIRFIAKHFYKVPNRKDIKILELGIGGGANIWYMAREGFSVSGIEWAQNGINQCIRRFESEGLMPYLDSMQCGDYLYALDNFKPQSFDAWIDSASLCCNDFEKTQKIIHKTIEKLKIGGKFFSLTPSVGTFGLDEDKDLGYHLCKPTQGCCANTGIVRFSTKEDIETLYNGANYHITHSYEVQTLDEGTLLNGLFIIEGLKRGE
- a CDS encoding glycosyl transferase, which produces MLTLDCIALCIEQIGKCDMIWHDTEYVYEDGIESLSYPSLLESLHISQAEAIDKIYSPLDVWQHYEGFSWVHQGMFHIRLLDYLRFSPQIQSEDALFGMILFAKAQKIKIATKPLYIYRFHTYSTSEHNLQTNTPLKPYPNYMSDIAYTFCNRYKIKHYHFAYSCTYICLGLLAFIDTFPKNLSEYEKKLRDRLIAFLQVRAIYAFGGICFESDPKYIRDLLKPLEPYMQKISFNTKIAYFYPRLYRVLRFFKSYVRQGE
- a CDS encoding NeuD/PglB/VioB family sugar acetyltransferase is translated as MPHKPYILIIGGGGHAKACIDVIEQENKYHICGIIDKNALQNGSTHLLGYPILGSDDDLQTLFSTIQYAFIAIGQIKTPSPRLRIYQKLKRIGYHLPSIISPFAYVARNVTIKEGSIIMHHALINSNASVGKACIINSKALVEHDCKIDDFCHLSTASVVNGSCHIGEGSFLGSNMILAHNTTIPSYSLLYHNPLESHYLTNKKGIFSNGGGVS